The following coding sequences lie in one Vibrio casei genomic window:
- a CDS encoding GntP family permease, whose translation MSLIFILLAVIAFIVITTTKYKIHPFLSLLLSAFLAAFAYGLPPESIAKTIASGFGGILGYIGLVIVLGTIIGVILEKSGAAITMADSVIDKLGDRYPTLTMSIIGYIVSIPVFCDSGFVILNSLKESLAKRMKTSSVAMSVALATGLYATHTFVPPTPGPIAAAGNLGLESNLGLVIGVGVFVAAVAAIAGMLWANRFKSVEPDGIDSQEHAQELQQDWQELKASYGKLPSTTQAFAPIFVPIVLICFASIANFPSHPVGEGVIKTTIAFLGQPLTALVIGLLLATRLLKSEQKIEEFSQRITQGIIAAAPILLITGAGGAFGAVLKATPLGDYLGTTLSALGVGIFMPFIVSAALKSAQGSSTVALVTTSALVAPLLAQLGLDSEMGRVLTVMAIGAGAMTVSHANDSFFWVVSQFSRMSVGLAYRAQTMATLVQGITAMALVYILSLIFL comes from the coding sequence ATGAGTCTAATATTCATCCTACTTGCGGTAATTGCTTTTATCGTAATCACAACAACCAAATATAAAATACATCCTTTTTTATCCCTTTTGCTCTCCGCTTTTTTAGCGGCTTTTGCTTATGGGCTTCCACCCGAATCTATCGCAAAAACTATCGCTTCCGGATTCGGTGGCATTCTAGGTTATATCGGCTTAGTCATCGTATTGGGAACCATTATTGGTGTTATTCTCGAAAAAAGTGGCGCGGCAATTACTATGGCTGATTCCGTGATTGATAAATTAGGAGACCGCTACCCAACATTAACCATGTCCATTATTGGTTATATCGTCTCTATCCCTGTTTTTTGTGATTCTGGTTTTGTCATTTTAAATTCGTTAAAAGAATCCCTCGCGAAAAGAATGAAAACCTCCAGTGTTGCTATGAGTGTCGCTCTTGCAACCGGTTTATACGCTACTCACACTTTTGTGCCCCCCACCCCAGGTCCAATTGCGGCCGCGGGAAATTTAGGGCTTGAATCAAACCTTGGCCTCGTTATTGGTGTCGGTGTTTTTGTTGCTGCGGTTGCGGCAATTGCAGGAATGTTATGGGCTAACCGATTCAAGTCAGTTGAACCTGATGGCATTGACAGCCAAGAGCACGCACAAGAATTACAGCAAGATTGGCAAGAATTAAAAGCCTCTTACGGTAAACTACCGTCTACCACGCAAGCTTTTGCGCCCATTTTCGTTCCAATTGTATTAATCTGTTTCGCTTCTATCGCTAACTTTCCTAGCCATCCGGTTGGCGAAGGTGTCATCAAAACTACCATTGCTTTTCTTGGTCAACCATTAACCGCGTTAGTCATTGGTTTATTACTGGCAACTCGTTTATTAAAAAGTGAACAAAAGATTGAAGAGTTTAGCCAGCGCATTACTCAAGGTATTATAGCTGCTGCGCCTATCTTATTAATTACGGGGGCTGGTGGTGCCTTTGGCGCAGTACTAAAAGCGACACCTCTAGGTGATTATTTAGGCACAACATTATCAGCACTTGGTGTCGGTATTTTTATGCCCTTCATCGTTTCCGCCGCACTAAAATCCGCTCAAGGTTCATCAACCGTTGCCTTAGTGACCACGTCTGCTTTAGTTGCTCCTTTACTAGCACAACTTGGATTGGATTCAGAAATGGGTCGGGTACTAACGGTAATGGCAATCGGTGCTGGCGCGATGACGGTCTCCCATGCTAACGACAGTTTTTTCTGGGTAGTGTCTCAATTTAGCCGCATGAGTGTTGGTTTAGCTTATCGAGCTCAAACGATGGCAACTTTAGTTCAAGGGATCACGGCTATGGCCTTGGTTTATATCTTAAGTCTCATTTTTCTGTAA